In Oryzias melastigma strain HK-1 linkage group LG16, ASM292280v2, whole genome shotgun sequence, a single genomic region encodes these proteins:
- the LOC112143265 gene encoding protein S100-A6, whose translation MARMEQAIKDMVDMFLEYANGDGKLNKDELKNMIQKEIQNPELKAKLCAVDFDKAMERMDKNRDGEIDFKEFLKCMSCMAKCYYKKKTGKDNE comes from the exons ATGGCACGAATGGAGCAAGCCATTAAAGACATGGTGGACATGTTTCTGGAGTACGCCAACGGTGACGGCAAGCTGAACAAGGACGAACTGAAGAATATGATCCAGAAAGAAATTCAAAACCCAGAGCTAAAA GCAAAGCTTTGTGCAGTCGACTTTGACAAGGCCATGGAGAGAATGGACAAGAACCGCGATGGGGAGATCGACTTCAAGGAGTTTTTAAAGTGCATGTCTTGCATGGCCAAGTGCTACTACAAGAAGAAGACGGGCAAGGACAATGAGTGA